DNA from Rhinatrema bivittatum chromosome 16, aRhiBiv1.1, whole genome shotgun sequence:
aaaaataaatcagtgggcctccactctctctccattcccctcTCTCCATGCCCAGAAAAAAGGTAtggttatttctgacattaaatcccagGATAGTGTGCGGGAGGACGCAACtttaaccagccctcatttccattaactccatCCGAACTCGTCCCACTTAAATACATCTTCAAATTTGCAAACCATTTTGTGATGCAGTGTTTAGcacatgcattacagtaggcattagggccctaacgcctgcaataacgccctaacacattttgataaatgactcccatAATTTCTTAAAATCTCTGGCGAAATCGCATACCCTGGAGAAGGGTGGATGTGGTCCCTTTTCATACAAGTAGTAATAAAGAGGATTGGGTCAAACCAATCTGATTCATTGATTTCATTGTCATTAGGCAAAGGGGGTGCTGCatgttatttatttggatttcatgtatttattttactttacaaaataatttcaacaaagcttttgatactatcCAACACAGAAGcctcactttttatttattataatttattaaaCTTGAAATAATACCTGTGTAGCAGCTCAGCTGAGCAGCCCGAGAGTGGGTGTTCCCTGCACCAACTTCCACCACTCTTGctgtggaaaaaaaacattttctgatatTAAGCCTGAGTCTAACCCCTTTCGAAACTGATATCTTAACCAGCAGTTCCCAAATGTCTTTACTCTGAAAAAGATTTATGTTTCCCTTCCCGCATACCTATTCCCTAAAGTTATAGTTGATTTTCAACCAGGCTTTGTTTAGCCCctatcaaagatggccgccgccaacGTCACTTCAAAGCCCTCAATCTGCGGCGTTTTTCCCTCCTCCAAACGCCTTCAACACCCGAAGCTGACTGAACGGCGAAGCGCACCCAAGATGGCGGTGGTGCGACTGCTCCGCTCTCCTGAGCCATAGCGCGCGCTCGGCGGACGTGAGGTCACGGGGGCACTTCCTGGAGACGTCCGGAGCACGTTAGCAATGGCGGCcggtccgatttcggagcggaatCAGGGTGAGCGGTAGGACCGGTTACGACACCAAATCGGGGTGTGGGGGTAAATTGACTTCCCCCAAAAtggagttttcttttttgtttcaacATCCGGGGTCTTGTTAGTGCTCTAGGCCCCCAAAACAAGTAACtcgttggggggggaggggaatttgggGGAGTTTTGTCGCACCCCTGGAGAAGATACCCCTTCCCTCGCGCCCTGGTCAGGCGGCTCTGGCCTTGTGCATGTTCTGTCAGATTTGTGTGCACCCAGTTAATTTACACACTCTAGGAGGCCCGGTATCCATCCAGATCTGCCCTAAGGGTTCTTTATAAACTCTACTGAAGACTACAGTATTGGGAAATTTAGTCTTAAAATGAGCAGGTGCTGTGGGAGGAAGAGAGCCTTAAGTGGAGAACAACTTGTTTGTCTCTGCTAAAGAAAAGCTCAATTTCAATGCATTTTGATTGTTTAATGACATTCCCTAGCCCCACTATGCATGTCTGAAAAATGCTTTAGAAAATTGGCTGCTTTAACAAGATCGGCATTCTGGAGTAAAAATCGGCTGACTTTGTTTTTCTTGTAGATGCCACTGTGTACGTGGGAGGACTGGATGAGAAGGTGAGCGAACCGCTGCTATGGGAGCTGTTTCTCCAGGCAGGGCCCGTGGTCAATACGCACATGCCCAAAGACAGGGTGACAGGCCAGCACCAAGGTAAGGCTCTGCACCCCATACTTCCTAAGATCCAGCAGAGGGGGTGTTTGTGAAATGTGCATTTGCTGGACTCAAGCTATCTGAGACTCAAAGCTCTTCTACATCACTGGTATTTGTTTTTACTGTGCTTGGGATGTGTTTAAGGAGTGCAAGTGGGTATAGTTTGCACTAAGCCTACCGTGAGATATTTCATTTGAAATGCTAAATAAATGCTTTTATTCAGTGAAGAAGTGATTGGGGTCGAGCCATAGATAGTTGGCAAGGGTACACATGGTAGTAGTGTAGATACATCATTTATAGAACAGAGCACTTGCATGGAACTAGGTAACTCACAAATGGGTAAAGTTATGGGACCAGATGGATATTAAGGGCACTCAAGTTCTGCTGGTCGATGTATTTACTTGATCTTTGGCAAAAGGAATGATTCAACTGAACTGGAGAAGAGCAGATGTTTTTCCCTCTTCATTAAAGTAATAATAGGGAAAAGGATGAAAAACTATAGGCAGTTAATTGGTCGGGGTGAATAGTAAATGAATGGAAACTTTATTAAAGGGAAGGATAATGAAGAATCCCTGCTTCCTCCCCAGAGTTAACTCTGCCTCCAAAGCAGCTCCAACCCTGGCCAAAATGGAGTGTGAAAAACCCAAGTGAGAACTGAACTCTGGTCCCTTCTGCATGTGACACACAGCCACTGTTAAGATTAGCAGAACTATTTTGTGTGGCACTATTAACATGCCAGCCCCCTTTACTACTTACTGTACTGTGGTTTTATCCTTCAACAGGTTATGGGTTTGTGGAGTTTCTTAGTGAAGAGGATGCAGACTATGCTATAAAAATTATGAATATGATCAAACTGTATGGGAAGCCTATTCGGGTGAACAAGGCCTCGGCTCACAACAAGAATTTGGACGTGGGTGCAAACATCTTCATTGGGAACTTAGATCCTGAGATTGATGAGAAGCTGCTGTACGACACATTCAGTGCCTTCGGTGTCATCCTTCAGACCCCTAAAATCATGCGTGACCCGGACACAGGCAACTCAAAGGGCTATGCATTCATCAACTTCGCCAGCTTCGATGCCTCAGATGCTGCCATTGAGGCCATGAATGGACAGTACTTGTGCAACAGGCCCATCACAGTGTCTTACGcctttaaaaaggactccaaagGGGAGCGGCATGGCTCAGCGGCAGAGCGGCTGCTGGCCGCACAGCATCCCTTGTCGCAGGCAGACCGGCCACATCAGCTCTTTGCGGATGCCCCACCTCCTCCATCGGCTCCAACCCCCATTGTTACAGCGCTGGGACCTGGCATTCCTCAAGGTGAGCAAACAACTTTTTTCCCTAAAGCACTACCAGTGTACAGTTGCAGAGTGATGATGATTATTCATAATATGCCATGAATGGACACAGTACAGTTGTAGGGCAGTAACTGTTATTTATAAAATGCTGAAGGCATATACAGCTGTGAATAGTGTGTGAGCCATACTTTTATTTTCTGCTGGGGTTATTGACTAAATGGAAAAATCTATACATACAGAATGTTAGACCCATTGTAcgggtcattggtgagacctcactctGAACCTTTGGACAGATATAGGGTTATCCAGATGGTAGGAGATGAAACTTAAGGGCCTAAATCTGTATACCTGAAAGAAGAGGAGAAACAGGGGACATGTGATGGGAACATTTTAATACTGTGAGTGAGTCCCGTGAGTGAGTCCCTTTCAATGAAGAGAAGTTCTGCAACCAAGCATCATAACAGGCTCCAAGGGGACAGTCTCAGGAGCAAgggcaggaaatatttttttttacggAAAGGTTAATGTATTGAGTGGAACACTCTCCCCTAGAGTGGATGGTTAAAGATAAATCAGTAAGAGACTTTAaagtatgggataagcacagaggtgAAGAGAGAGAAACTCAGCCTAGTAGTATATGTATAAAGCACTGAACTCAGACAATTCAATGAGTGTTGGGGCTGCCAAAATTAATGGAAAAATGGTTAAATATGAAATTATAGGAGCTGTAGCAGAAATGCAAGCAACTATGTAGctgcaaataaattaaaaaatagaagtcctagcagaaagtCAGGAACTCACATAGCTGGGTCCATCTGGCAGGTTATGCAGGGGAACTAGGAGGTCAGAGCAACAGCTATACAAATATTACTGGCCATTTAGATGTTTTGTGTTagacatgggaagggaggggtgctTGGTATGAACCTAAGGGAGA
Protein-coding regions in this window:
- the SF3B4 gene encoding splicing factor 3B subunit 4 isoform X2, encoding MPKDRVTGQHQGYGFVEFLSEEDADYAIKIMNMIKLYGKPIRVNKASAHNKNLDVGANIFIGNLDPEIDEKLLYDTFSAFGVILQTPKIMRDPDTGNSKGYAFINFASFDASDAAIEAMNGQYLCNRPITVSYAFKKDSKGERHGSAAERLLAAQHPLSQADRPHQLFADAPPPPSAPTPIVTALGPGIPQGVPSHGSFPPGPPPGTMPPGMPPAIPPPPMPPVSGAPGPPQAGAGGGGHPSVPHHFPPGGMHPGMPPMSVPHHGPPGMGLHHPGPPGAGGQVAPRPLPGMPHPGPPPMGMPPRAPFGTPMGPPGHMPHPGMRGPPPLLPPHGYNGPPRLPPYGYQRGLPLPPRPAQRMPAPLRGPMRGPMPQ
- the SF3B4 gene encoding splicing factor 3B subunit 4 isoform X1, translated to MAAGPISERNQDATVYVGGLDEKVSEPLLWELFLQAGPVVNTHMPKDRVTGQHQGYGFVEFLSEEDADYAIKIMNMIKLYGKPIRVNKASAHNKNLDVGANIFIGNLDPEIDEKLLYDTFSAFGVILQTPKIMRDPDTGNSKGYAFINFASFDASDAAIEAMNGQYLCNRPITVSYAFKKDSKGERHGSAAERLLAAQHPLSQADRPHQLFADAPPPPSAPTPIVTALGPGIPQGVPSHGSFPPGPPPGTMPPGMPPAIPPPPMPPVSGAPGPPQAGAGGGGHPSVPHHFPPGGMHPGMPPMSVPHHGPPGMGLHHPGPPGAGGQVAPRPLPGMPHPGPPPMGMPPRAPFGTPMGPPGHMPHPGMRGPPPLLPPHGYNGPPRLPPYGYQRGLPLPPRPAQRMPAPLRGPMRGPMPQ